In one window of Onychomys torridus chromosome 7, mOncTor1.1, whole genome shotgun sequence DNA:
- the LOC118587455 gene encoding olfactory receptor 150 — protein MAEGNQSTVTEFILAGLTDKPELQLPLFLLFLGIYLFTVLGNLGMIILILLSSHLHTPMYFFLSSLSFIDLCYSTIITPKMLVNFVAKKNVISYEECMTQLYFFIAFVISECHMLAAMAYDRYVAICNPLLYNVTMSYQVCSWMVGGVYGMGFIGAAVHTLCMLRVVFCKATIINHYFCDLFPLMEIACSSTLVNEVVLLCLSAFNIFIPTLTILGSYIFIIASILRIKSTEGRFKAFSTCSSHFSAVAVFFGSLAFMYLQPFSVSSKDKGKVSSVFYTTVVPMLNPMIYSLRNRDVKLALNKLFQKKKFHL, from the coding sequence ATCAGTCCACAGTGACTGAGTTCATCCTTGCTGGATTAACAGACAAACCAGAGCTGCAGCTGCCTCTGTTCCTCCTTTTCCTTGGAATCTACCTGTTTACAGTGCTGGGGAACCTGGGCATGATCATCCTGATCCTGCTCAGCTCCCACCTGCacacccccatgtacttcttcctcagcagTCTATCCTTCATTGACCTCTGTTACTCCACTATCATCACTCCCAAAATGCTGGTGAACTTCGTGGCAAAGAAGAATGTCATCTCCTATGAGGAATGTATGACTCAGCTCTATTTCTTCATTGCTTTTGTTATATCTGAGTGTCACATGTTGGCTGCCATGGCATATGACCGCTATGTTGCCATTTGTAATCCCTTGCTCTACAATGTCACTATGTCTTACCAAGTCTGTTCCTGGATGGTAGGTGGGGTGTATGGCATGGGCTTCATCGGTGCAGCAGTTCATACTCTCTGCATGCTAAGAGTGGTTTTCTGTAAGGCTACTATAATAAACCATTACTTCTGTGATCTTTTCCCATTGATGGAGATTGCCTGCTCCAGCACCCTTGTCAATGAAGTAGTACTTCTATGCCTCAGTGCTTTCAACATCTTTATTCCAACCCTGACCATCTTGGGTTCTTACATCTTCATCATTGCCAGCATCCTCCGTATCAAATCCACTGAGGGCAGATTCAAAGCCTTCAGCACCTGCAGCTCCCACTTTTCTGCCGTTGCTGTCTTCTTTGGTTCCCTGGCATTCATGTACCTGCAGCCCTTCTCAGTCAGCTCCAAAGACAAAGGCAAGGTGTCCTCTGTGTTTTACACTACTGTGGTGCCCATGCTGAATCCCATgatctacagcctgaggaacaggGATGTCAAACTTGCTCTAAATAAGTTATTCCAAAAAAAGAAGTTCCATTTGTAA